In the genome of Botrytis cinerea B05.10 chromosome 13, complete sequence, one region contains:
- the Bculp1 gene encoding Bculp1, which produces MTSLKRKASQELTHNSIEVIEPIHGDEMFETILGWLRGALEWFRRRVDPLYTDMSYSNIDVVADEHIQRAEAREDGSTAVKRQRNKSRSKTNRRTSSHQRRTKSINMDQTKSLSEEELRAEADAQWIPPAFGAPTKSVEREVIVISDDEGESEEERPKSIADALQSQQPPKAPTTRLQPMRNLRRTSTATATATATVESSLHDRLAILLTLGDEDDKSGRPPLPISTRAQEKIKRDLEARQLKEKQEKIRIAKERRLTRRDPSNRLVHALDDKWEDNVCEALDRARKNGNLPITQSQGGTPLHYKDFGTLLGRNSWLNDEIINTYIEWVVEAANEFAKEEAKAFGEPVGKVPKFIAHNSFFYENLDKKGPSSTQRLMGRKKAPGVLLLEVDTVFVPICRGSHWTVGVVRPMARTIEYFDSLQGSSKTFIKLMRGWLKFQLGADYKEDEWKTPNTGCTRQMNGYDCGVFVCTNALCVALGVNTDCYNGTDMTTMRRNIAALLINKGFQGDFAWGRGVF; this is translated from the exons ATGACCAGTCTTAAGCGGAAAGCTAGTCAAGAGTTAACTCACAATTCGATAGAAGTTATTGAG CCGATTCACGGGGACGAGATGTTCGAGACTATATTGGGCTGGTTGCGGGGCGCTTTGGAATGGTTTCGCAGAAGGGTCGATCCATTATATACAGACATGAGCTACAGCAACATTGATG TCGTTGCAGACGAACATATCCAGAGGGCAGAAGCGAGAGAAGATGGGTCAACTGCGGTCAAGCGGCAGAGAAATAAATCGAGGAGCAAGACGAATCGAAGaacatcatcacatcaacGAAGgacaaaatcaataaatatggACCAAACAAAGAGCTTATCGGAAGAAGAGCTGAGGGCAGAGGCTGACGCGCAATGGATCCCCCCCGCTTTCGGTGCTCCTACGAAATCCGTAGAACGAGAGGTTATAGTAATATCGGATGATGAGGGGGAAAGTGAAGAGGAAAGACCAAAGTCGATAGCGGATGCGCTGCAGTCACAGCAACCACCCAAGGCTCCCACCACACGCCTCCAGCCGATGAGAAACCTGAGACGCACATCCACGGCTACAGCTACGGCCACGGCCACTGTTGAGAGTTCTTTACATGACCGTTTGGCCATTTTATTAACGTTAGGTGATGAAGACGATAAATCTGGACGGCCGCCATTACCTATCTCGACACGAGCtcaagaaaagatcaagaggGATTTGGAAGCGCGACAGCTCAaggaaaagcaagaaaagatTCGAATCGCAAAGGAACGCAGACTGACACGGCGAGATCCATCGAACCGGTTAGTCCATGCGTTGGACGACAAATGGGAGGACAATGTTTGTGAGGCTCTTGATCGTGCTCGGAAAAATGGGAATTTGCCAATCACCCAATCGCAGGGTGGCACTCCATTACATTACAAAGACTTTGGAACTTTACTGGGCAGAAATTCATGGCTCAACGATGAGATTATCAACACTTATATCGAATGGGTGGTGGAAGCTGCAAACGAATTCGCTAAAGAAGAGGCAAAGGCTTTCGGGGAACCTGTAGGGAAAGTGCCAAAATTCATCGCACACAATAGCTTCTTTTACGAGAACTTGGATAAGAAAGGTCCAAGCAGTACACAACGTCTGATGGGTAGGAAGAAAGCTCCCGGAGTCTTGCTGCTTGAGGTTGACACGGTGTTCGTTCCTATCTGCAGAGGTAGTCATTGGACTGTTGGCGTTGTACGACCGATGGCTAGGACTATTGAGTATTTTGATAGTTTGCAAGGTTCTTCAAAAACGTTCATCAAACTGATGCGAGGTTGGTTGAAATTTCAACTCGGTGCGGATTacaaagaagatgaatggaaGACCCCGAACACTGGATGTACTCGACAAATGAACGGTTATGATTGTGGAGTATTCGTCTGTACAAATGCTCTTTGCGTTGCTCTGGGCGTCAATACCGACTGTTATAATGGGACGGATATGACGACCATGAGAAGGAACATCGCTGCGCTCTTAATTAATAAAGGCTTTCAAGGAGATTTCGCTTGGGGCCGGGGAGTTTTTTAA